The Urbifossiella limnaea genome has a window encoding:
- a CDS encoding serine O-acetyltransferase, protein MPTLLRLILSDARAKAAWCYERDDWQGVVKAFLTDGTPAMVWYRLMQAARRWRLAPLEMVFNRLNTAFCGCVIGRGAEFGEGFVLVHSHGVVINGTVRGGRNVRVEHQVTIGAEKRQSPVLGDDVFIGAGAKVIGPIRIGDGAKVGANAVVVHDVPTGATVVGIPARVIRRPQPSPDAAPAEPAGPTPAAPPVGAFP, encoded by the coding sequence ATGCCGACCCTGCTCCGCCTGATCCTGAGCGACGCCCGGGCCAAGGCCGCTTGGTGCTACGAGCGGGACGACTGGCAGGGGGTCGTCAAGGCCTTCCTGACCGACGGGACGCCGGCCATGGTCTGGTACCGCCTGATGCAGGCGGCCCGGCGGTGGCGGCTGGCCCCGCTGGAGATGGTCTTCAACCGGCTGAACACGGCGTTCTGCGGCTGCGTCATCGGCCGCGGGGCCGAGTTTGGCGAGGGGTTCGTCCTGGTCCACTCGCACGGGGTCGTGATCAACGGCACGGTGCGGGGCGGCCGGAACGTCCGGGTCGAGCACCAGGTGACAATCGGGGCCGAGAAGCGGCAGAGCCCCGTCCTCGGCGACGACGTGTTCATCGGCGCCGGGGCCAAGGTGATCGGGCCGATCCGGATCGGGGACGGCGCGAAGGTCGGGGCGAACGCCGTGGTCGTCCACGACGTCCCGACCGGCGCCACCGTCGTCGGCATCCCGGCCCGGGTCATCCGCCGCCCCCAACCGAGCCCGGACGCCGCGCCCGCCGAACCGGCCGGGCCGACCCCGGCCGCCCCGCCGGTAGGAGCGTTCCCGTGA
- a CDS encoding glycosyltransferase family 2 protein — protein sequence MNSPVTEVVCWTALAAVSFAYLGYPVLIWTLSRVFGRSPVPPAVSDDDLPTVSLLVAAYNEEVDIEARVLNALSLDYPRGKLEIVIATDGCTDRTNELVRPYTQFGVRLVEFSENAGKASVLNRVVPQLTGEVVVLSDANTHMATDAVRRLAAWFRDPAVGVACGKLVLTDPKTGQNADGLYWKYETFLKKCESRLGALLGANGAIYAVRRSVFPAVRPGTMIDDFVIPLDARRRSGCRLVYDARAAACEETAPTIGAEFGRRARIGAGGFQSIGMLWPLLSPRHGWVALTFLCHKILRWVCPFFMIAALVANLLLVGNPLYAGLLVAQVGFYALAAAGHLLPGGPRWVRYLRLPTMFVTMNAALLVGFFRWLTRPQTGTWRRTDRTAPALAADPSGSLQERPVGSGS from the coding sequence GTGAACTCGCCCGTCACCGAAGTCGTGTGTTGGACCGCCCTGGCGGCGGTCAGCTTCGCGTACCTCGGCTACCCGGTCCTCATCTGGACCCTGTCCCGCGTGTTCGGCCGGAGCCCCGTCCCGCCAGCCGTCTCGGACGACGACCTCCCGACCGTGTCCCTCCTCGTGGCCGCGTACAACGAGGAGGTCGACATCGAGGCCAGGGTGCTAAACGCCCTCTCCCTCGACTACCCCCGGGGCAAGCTCGAGATCGTCATCGCCACCGACGGCTGCACCGACCGCACGAACGAACTCGTCCGCCCGTACACGCAGTTCGGGGTCCGGCTGGTCGAGTTCTCCGAGAACGCCGGCAAGGCGTCGGTTCTGAACCGGGTGGTCCCGCAATTGACCGGCGAGGTGGTCGTCCTGTCCGACGCCAACACCCACATGGCGACCGACGCCGTCCGCCGGCTGGCCGCCTGGTTCCGCGACCCGGCCGTCGGGGTCGCGTGCGGGAAGCTCGTGCTGACCGACCCGAAGACCGGGCAGAACGCCGACGGCCTGTACTGGAAGTACGAGACGTTCCTGAAGAAGTGCGAGAGCCGGCTCGGCGCCCTACTCGGGGCCAACGGCGCGATCTACGCCGTCCGCCGGAGTGTCTTCCCCGCCGTCCGCCCGGGGACCATGATCGACGACTTCGTCATCCCGCTCGACGCCCGCCGGCGGTCCGGGTGTCGGCTGGTCTACGACGCCCGGGCGGCGGCGTGCGAGGAAACGGCCCCGACGATCGGGGCCGAGTTCGGCCGCCGGGCGCGGATCGGGGCCGGCGGGTTCCAGAGCATCGGCATGCTCTGGCCGCTCCTGTCCCCGCGGCACGGGTGGGTCGCCCTGACCTTCCTCTGCCACAAGATCCTGCGGTGGGTCTGCCCGTTCTTCATGATCGCCGCGCTCGTGGCCAACCTGCTGCTGGTGGGGAACCCGCTCTACGCCGGCCTGCTCGTCGCCCAGGTCGGGTTCTACGCGCTGGCCGCCGCCGGGCACCTGTTGCCGGGCGGCCCGCGGTGGGTGCGGTACCTCCGGCTGCCGACCATGTTCGTGACCATGAACGCCGCCCTGCTCGTCGGTTTCTTCCGGTGGCTGACCCGGCCGCAGACCGGGACGTGGCGGCGGACCGACCGGACGGCGCCGGCCCTCGCGGCCGACCCGAGCGGGAGTCTGCAGGAGCGGCCGGTGGGGAGCGGGTCGTGA